The Acidimicrobiales bacterium genome contains the following window.
ACCTCACCGACGGTGGCCCGGCAGTCGATCGACACCCGGCGCATCTCGGTGGAGGGGAGGCGAAGGGTGGCGTAGTCGCCCTCCTTCGCGAGCAGCACCACCGACGAACCCGCGGAGCGGGCCATCTTGCCGCCGCCGCCGGGCCGCAGCTCGACGTTGTGCACGGTGGTACCGACTGGAATGTAACGCATCGGAAGGGCATTTCCGGGCCGGATCTCCGAACCCTGGCCCGACTGCAGCAGATCGCCGACGTTCACGTCCTTGGCAGCGAGGATGTAGCGCTTCTCGCCGTCGAGGTAGTGGAGCAGGGCGATGCGGCACGACCGGTTGGGGTCGTACTCGATGCTGGCGACCTTGGCCGGCACGCCGTCCTTGTTCCGTCGGAAGTCGACGAGGCGGTAGCGCTGCTTGTGGCCGCCACCGCGGTGACGGGCGGTCTTGCGGCCGTGCGTGTTGCGGCCGCCGGTGGAGGTCTTCTTGGCCAGCAGCGACCGCTCCGGGGTGCTGGTGGTCAGCTCGGAGAAGTCGGCGACGGTCTGGAACCGACGGCCGGCGCTGGTGGGCTTGCGCTTGCGAAGAGGCATCAGGGAACCATCAATCCTGGAACAGTTCGATCGTCTCGCCGGCGGCGAGGGTGACGATCGCCCGCTTGGTGTCGGGGCGCTTGCCGTAGGTGAACGTCTTCCGGTTGCGCTTGCGCTTGCCCTGCCGGTTGAGGGTGTTCACCTTGTCGACCTTGACGCCGAAGATCTCCTGCACCGCAGCCTTGATCTGCGGCTTGGTGGCCGTGGGCAGCACCTTGAAGGTGTAGACCCCGGCCTCCATGAGGGCGTAGGACTTCTCGCTCACCACCGGGGCGATGATGACGTCGCGTGCGTCGGTCATGATGCGCTCGCTTCCTCGGTCTTCGCCTTGGCGGGCTTGGGCTGCGGCAGCGACGCCTCGGTGAAGACGACCCAGTCGCTCACCAGCACGTCGTAGGCGTTCAGCTCGCCGGTGACGAGCACGTGGACGTCCTGCAGGTTGCGCAGGCTCTTCCACACGGCGTCGTCCTCACGGGTGAGGACCACGAGGACCCGGCCGTCGAGCTCGAGCTTCTTCAGCACCTCGACGGCGGCCTTGGTGCTGGGGGCGTCGATGCCCCACTCCTTCAGCACGATGACCTTCTCCGACGCCAGGCGGTCGGACAGGGCCGACGCCAGCGCCAGGCGGATCATCTTCTTGGGGGTCCGCTGCTTGTAGCTGCGGGGCTTCGGGCCGAGGGCCACGCCACCACCGCGCCACTGCGGCGAGCGGATCGAACCCTGGCGGGCCTTGCCGGTGCCCTTCTGGCGCCACGGCTTGGCGCCACCGCCACGGACCTCGGCACGGGTCTTGGTCGACTGCGTGCCGGCGCGGCGGGCGGCCAGCTGGGCCGTCACGACCTGGTGCATCACCGGGAAGTGGGGCTGGACGCCGAAGAGCGCGTCGTCGAGATCGACGCTGCCGGACGACTTGCCGGCCGCGGTGGTCAGCTTGATGCTCGCCATCAGCTCTTCCCCTTCGTCCCGGCCTTGACGGCGTCACGCACCAGCACCAGGCCGCCGTTGGGGCCGGGCACCGAGCCCTTGACCAGCAGCAGGTCGCGCTCGGCGTCCGCCTGCACGACCATGAGGTTGAGGGTGGTGGTCTTCTGGCCACCGGACCGGCCGGCCATGCGGGTGCCCCGGAAGACACGGGCCGGCGTGGCGCAGGCCCCGATCGAGCCGGGGGCCCGGTGCACCTTGTGCGCACCGTGGCTGGCGGGCAGGCCCGAGAAGCCGTGGCGCTTCATGACACCGGTGAAGCCCTTGCCCTTGCTCACGGAGGTGACGTCGACGAGCTCGCCCGAGGCGAGGATGTCGACACCGATCTCCTGGCCGATCTCGTAGGCCGACACGTCGTCGAGCCGGAGCTCGACGAGCTTGTTGCCCGGGTCGACACCGGCCTTGGTGTACTGGCCGGCGACGGGCTTGGTCAGCTTGCTGGCCTTGCGGGCGCCGAAGGTCACCTGCAGGGCGGTGTAGCCGTCGTTCTCGTTGGTCTTGACTTGGACCACGCGGCAGGGTCGCACGCGCAGGACCGTGACCGGGACGACACGGTTGTCGTCGTCCCAGACCTGCGTCATGCCGACCTTCTCGCCGACGATCGCTCTTGTCGCCATTGCGGCTGCGTCTTTCTCTGCGGTTCACGCGAACGCTCCGCACGGGTGTACCCGGCGGAGCGTCGTCCTCGGTTGTGCCATGTGGTTCCGGAGCGGTGTGAGACACCGAGTCCGGCCTTCATGGGCCTCGGTTGACGAACTTGACGAACGGGCGCTCAGTGACCTGCAACAGGTCGCAGGAGCAGCCGATAGATACTAGCCACGCTCCGAGGTGGCGCCAAA
Protein-coding sequences here:
- the rplB gene encoding 50S ribosomal protein L2, producing the protein MPLRKRKPTSAGRRFQTVADFSELTTSTPERSLLAKKTSTGGRNTHGRKTARHRGGGHKQRYRLVDFRRNKDGVPAKVASIEYDPNRSCRIALLHYLDGEKRYILAAKDVNVGDLLQSGQGSEIRPGNALPMRYIPVGTTVHNVELRPGGGGKMARSAGSSVVLLAKEGDYATLRLPSTEMRRVSIDCRATVGEVGNSEHELIKIGKAGRNRWKGVRPQTRGVAMNPVDHPLGGGEGKSSGGRHPVSPWGKPEGRTRPKNKQSDKLIVRRRRTRGARR
- the rplW gene encoding 50S ribosomal protein L23; its protein translation is MTDARDVIIAPVVSEKSYALMEAGVYTFKVLPTATKPQIKAAVQEIFGVKVDKVNTLNRQGKRKRNRKTFTYGKRPDTKRAIVTLAAGETIELFQD
- the rplD gene encoding 50S ribosomal protein L4; its protein translation is MASIKLTTAAGKSSGSVDLDDALFGVQPHFPVMHQVVTAQLAARRAGTQSTKTRAEVRGGGAKPWRQKGTGKARQGSIRSPQWRGGGVALGPKPRSYKQRTPKKMIRLALASALSDRLASEKVIVLKEWGIDAPSTKAAVEVLKKLELDGRVLVVLTREDDAVWKSLRNLQDVHVLVTGELNAYDVLVSDWVVFTEASLPQPKPAKAKTEEASAS
- the rplC gene encoding 50S ribosomal protein L3, producing MATRAIVGEKVGMTQVWDDDNRVVPVTVLRVRPCRVVQVKTNENDGYTALQVTFGARKASKLTKPVAGQYTKAGVDPGNKLVELRLDDVSAYEIGQEIGVDILASGELVDVTSVSKGKGFTGVMKRHGFSGLPASHGAHKVHRAPGSIGACATPARVFRGTRMAGRSGGQKTTTLNLMVVQADAERDLLLVKGSVPGPNGGLVLVRDAVKAGTKGKS